Genomic window (Aethina tumida isolate Nest 87 chromosome 4, icAetTumi1.1, whole genome shotgun sequence):
attaataacatcattataattgtaattttctgtCTGAACACCTGCTGAGAGGAAGATTGCTAATGAATATATCACCCAGATCCAAATTGAGACGATTTGGTGTCCATTTTTTGCGTGTGCTAGCGTAAATCGACGCTGAAAGCGGCCGCATTATGGATAATATACATTCAAGCCCTGTGTGAGCTTTACAAGTCGACTCGGACTGAccactttttcatttttagcaGACCGTAACGCGATCTTCTCATTCTTcagcttattattttattgcttgCCTATACGTGTGGTCATTTTTTGTCTAATATAATCGTTCACTTGTCTAAATGTTGCCGTGAATAACATTCCCAATATGCAAACAACTTGTTACGGTCGTTCCCGTGCTTTGGTGATCCTGTGGTGCCATGAATTCAATTGCTAGGGAGGCAGTAACCGTGGCACGAGTCACGACTTTTGACTGACGAGATTGATGATCAGGGAAAGAAGTAAAGGTACAGGTATGCAGCTTGATATCAACACCTGTACCAgtatgaatgtgaatgtggTACGACAGGTgcacgtgtgtgtgtgtgtgtgtcggGTAAAACCGCCGCAAAGAACATTTTCGTTTGTTCTCCACGTTCGACGTAAGGGGTTACTTCATGGTGCCTTTTTTTTAAACACCAGTATTTCTATCACGCCTCGGGTAATTACACGCCAGTTACGACAAATGTTTGTTTAGCAGCTTCGGGAGATTGCGGAGTCACATGACGTgcctttttttcattttgttgttGTGGAAGCAATGTCCAAATTTGTACGCGTCCGGCATTTTTTGCCgcacatttatttaagttagaAACGTAGAAGTTATAAAACGATTTATCGATCGCATCGATATTCCGCCTGGTACGTTGATGCATGATCCAATAAACGTTTAGCGTCCTGCTGGATTTTTTTGTCGGAATCGTTGCAATTTTTCCCGGTCGCCGTGCGGAGAGCTGATTAATTTCATCTCTGCCATCAATACGGCATTATGCCGATACATATCGGTGGTATTTTATAAGATTGCTCgcgatttataaataatacgcCACGGGAATCTCAATCACTCTATTAAatgccaattttaaaatgtatgtgtGTGCCCGCATTCTGCTTTTTTGTTCCTACGTCGGATGTACGGGGTAACCTCAGTAATAACACAACCAATATTCCTAGAATTGCAATTATTTTCTAgataaattttcatacaatTACAACTAAACTTTATGATAATCTTATTGAATGTGTTTAATGGATTTTTGATTGtctagaatctaaaaatccaaGATGAAAGAAGGGACTAATCATTAGATAGATTTTCGGCTTCATAAAATGACGAAGACTTTAACTTGTCCAATTATcaagtaacaaaaatattatatttattttatagtgcaAATTAACCTTCAATCCAAATTGGTGATCCATATTTATTGATACAAACATCCATTAAGAACATAGTGCATGTTTAAAgtagatataattaataaaaaattgacttaGTGACAATATTATTGAATGTTATAAATGGAGTTTTCACTACCTAGCATCTAATAATCaatagaaacaaaatatcTTGGTGATATATTCATTAGCAATCTTCTTCTCAGCAAGTGTTAcaatgatattattaataggaAATTGACCTTGATGGCAACTCAGACTCAATCTGATAAATGGATTTGACATTACCTAACTCCTAATAATCACAGATGAATtcacataaagtaaaaatttgctatatttttatccattttaaaacaaaaaagtaggcaattgtttaaagaataaaCTTAGGCCAGTCGCATagtagacacaacaataactgaaaaaaaaaaaacaataaacattataggtaTCCAATTGAAGTAGTacagttcatatttttaatatattttaataagttgcttaGTTATGACCAATACAGTAAGTATTACGTTGGCCACAATACCCAAGTCGTATTACAAttcgttaataattaaagacaaATTGAACCATTGTTCGTGCGACTGTCTCtgattaaatctattttaatgaTGGAATGTAATGAAATTGTCAGGTTTGCACGttacaatgtttaaaaatcgAGAACGTCAAATGAGGCCGGAGACCGCCCGAGGGTCAATAAAAAGCTTTCGGTAAATACGTGCtttgtttttatgttgatGGGATTCCTTATCGTAATCTATTGCGGCGAAATttcactgattaattaaagataGTAGCGAACGTTGCGTTTTGTCCAAAGAGGATTCCAACTGGTCTGGCACATTGTCGCGATCATTTAATCAGATTTTCAACAAACCTCACGTACACACACGCACCTAAATTTATCCAGAAAATAGTTACAGttctaattagttttataaaaagaagaaGACTTTAATCTTTCCGATATTTAAGCTGCGAAACTATTATATTCATCTTATAATCCAGAGTAATATTTAATCCAACTTGGTGGTTCAGATTTATGATTCAAACGTCATTAAGAACATAGtaaatgtttgaaacaatCATACTGTGTGTTAATGCAAAATTAAATCGTTAAAaatctctttcaaaattaaaaaaaatgtatgtaagattttaagaataaaaaatatatattgtagtttttgatgataattatgatgatattgtataaaacaataatagtgtactttaaatataagttttatggCTGAAATATGtagcattttaaaaagttaatggtCACTACTGATATTACAACGTATTTTAATCCTTGTCATTGgagttactaaaaaataacaccacgaatgaataattatattcaatattaaataaatatgtttgttttaaaatgtcattgCAACgacacacaattaaaataatcagcgGTTATTTTATGGAAACAATACGTCTCAATGTGGAATAATAATTggcgaattaaattaaacgcgGTCTCGGTGCATCTGCATTTTACTTGCACCGGTCGTCAGCATATAACAAGTAATACGGATCACTTTAATCCTTTTATGTACGTAcacgataatttattatgttcctGTGcggttttgataaattaacttCCAGTTAAAAGAATACACCGTATTACGGGCGCCTGATTAATTACGGCTTTTATGCAAAACACAGGacaattatacttttttcacCCTGTGGAtgacttaattataaattttattattttatatatatatatatatatatatatatatatatatatatatatatatatatatatatatatacagatgTGGCCAGAgaaattaaatgcaattttttattatattatattctttctacACTTATTCATTTCGTACATGTCATCCCGTgtgttttcaattggatttagatccgGACTTTGCGCTGCTCAATCGAGAacctcaatatttcttttaatcacTTTTAAACAACTTTGGACGTATGCTTCGGATCATTGTCATGTATAAAAATCTACGTAACTGTGGTAATGTTACAAGTGGCAAGTGTTGGCAAGTGGTTCTTGTACATCTCTCATGAAATCTCTATTTtgccaataattttctgtaatagtCCTATACTATACCAAGACAGGGAAGCCCAAATCATAACGTTTACACCATGattagatttgtttaaatattaatttttgataccaATGGTACCTTTGCTGAAATACCACCTCGCAAATTTTGTTCATCCAGTTAACGTCTGGTTGTTCTTCTAGACACACTCATATTATATgagtcaattaattaatttttttatttgcctagaAGACAAGAGAGGATTTCATTTACTTATTCTTCCAATATGCCTGGTTATAAAAGGAGTTAGTTGTTTATTAGATAAGTTTTCTTAATGTATTTTCAAATGagtgtgttgtttcatatttgttaataatatagtgTACCATTTTAAGCTTTGAGTGAAGTgagcaatattttatttctcttttcTCTGAAGAGCAATGTTCCCTTCTTTCCACTGAAAGtgggtaatttaataaaatataaaagaatagcTAAGAATCCTtactattaagaaaattattagtgtcacaaaatgtaaatatatttgaatgtgctTTGGCCAACAAAATTAGACTAATATGTGTATTTAAAGTACTATAATAATACTATTGTACTAGTAGTCACTATTAGTGTTGTATTAATTTTCGATAATAAACCCTATTTGATATAATGTAACACATTATATCAAATAGTGTGGagctattgttttataatgagTTACTCTTGCTATGATctctaacaaatttataaataaactaattaatatgtatttatttggtCCATGtccacatttattaaaattttccttcaaatttttatagaaaagaaaacaatgcattttaaaaataataatttattattataaataaaacctaaactaaaagtttttttcaatagaaatattaaaattaacaaataattacaaaataatacagaTTCATTCCATAGATGTTGAAGTTTGGTGTTTTTCTTCTTGTGTATCTGCGTTCAGATTATCACACTTTTCTTCTACAGGTACATCATTTTCTGAACTCTTGGTAAGATTTGAAAGTCCATTTTTTACCAAGTcagttaatttatcaatattgtgATCACTTTCACTAATTACACTGGATGTTTCAGTTTTTCTATCACTTGGCTTAAGAGCAAACATATAAACTGAGTAAATGCCttttggaaaatttgtttGCTTTAGCTGCCGATAACAATAAAGATTAGAATCAGTGAATAAGTTTTTCAAAGATCTCATTGACCTCGTCACAGAAGAATCAGTCTCATCAATTTCATTACTATCACTAGAAGTTATGTTTTccttaacaataataataccaTTTTTGTTTAAGCCTTtcctaaaattacaattttatatgattattaaatatatgttggcTTATCATTTATACTTACTGGCATCTCTTcaagaaactaataaaatcCTT
Coding sequences:
- the LOC109599751 gene encoding N-terminal Xaa-Pro-Lys N-methyltransferase 1, coding for MSETTESKFYTKAAQYWSQVPATVNGMLGGFGHISQVDIRTSKMFLRQLLASKAPPGQKYALDCGAGIGRITKFLLTDMFDKVDLVEQNPDFLETAKKYFGAQLEHKIGEYYPVGLQDFDPEANKYDVIWIQWVLGHLTDKDFISFLKRCQKGLNKNGIIIVKENITSSDSNEIDETDSSVTRSMRSLKNLFTDSNLYCYRQLKQTNFPKGIYSVYMFALKPSDRKTETSSVISESDHNIDKLTDLVKNGLSNLTKSSENDVPVEEKCDNLNADTQEEKHQTSTSME